In Zea mays cultivar B73 chromosome 7, Zm-B73-REFERENCE-NAM-5.0, whole genome shotgun sequence, the following proteins share a genomic window:
- the LOC100280372 gene encoding uncharacterized protein LOC100280372, translating to MLPTTASKGRGASRSAPPLFGPYLRRIVKWQQMDIEYTFWQMVHLCTSPKVVYQHTKYHKQTKNQWARDDPAFVVILILFLVFATSAYCAAYGESASHAALTITSVVFLHFLFAGIVLATLCWFLTNSYLREEPNSHVVEQRVEWLYAFDVHCNSFFPAFVILYVVQYFLSPLLVAHGFFPALLSNLLFVVAISYYHYLNFLGYDVLPFLDRTTFFLYPIGLVIILSPLMILIGFNPTRYFLSLYFG from the exons ATGCTGCCGACGACCGCGTCCAAGGGGCGCGGGGCCTCCCGCTCCGCCCCGCCGCTCTTCGGTCCCTACCTCCGCCGCATCGTCAAG TGGCAACAAATGGATATTGAATACACATTTTGGCAAATGGTTCATCTCTGTACTTCACCAAAAGTAGT CTATCAGCACACCAAATATCACAAGC AAACAAAGAACCAGTGGGCCCGTGATGATCCTGCATTTGTTGTTATTCTGATTCTTTTCCTCGTGTTTGCAACATCAGCTTACTGTGCAGC ATATGGAGAGAGTGCCTCACATGCTGCTCTAACAATCACTTCGgttgtgtttctccatttcttgttTGCTGGGATAGTTTTGGCCACACTTTGCTG GTTCCTTACAAATTCTTACTTGAGAGAGGAACCTAACAGCCATGTTGTTGAGCAACGCGTGGAGTG GCTCTATGCATTTGACGTTCATTGTAACTCGTTCTTTCCTGCGTTTGTCATCCTATATG TGGTGCAGTATTTTCTGTCGCCTCTATTGGTCGCGCATGGCTTCTTTCCAGCTTTGTTATCTAATCTACTCTTCGTGGTGGCAATTTCTTATTATCACTACCTGAACTTTCTAGGATATGATG TTCTTCCATTTCTGGATAGAACAACATTCTTCCTGTACCCGATTGGTCTCGTCATCATCCTGTCTCCACTTA TGATACTAATAGGGTTCAATCCGACAAGATATTTTCTAAGCTTGTACTTCGGTTAA
- the LOC100280372 gene encoding uncharacterized protein isoform X1 — translation MLPTTASKGRGASRSAPPLFGPYLRRIVKWQQMDIEYTFWQMVHLCTSPKVVYQHTKYHKQTKNQWARDDPAFVVILILFLVFATSAYCAAYGESASHAALTITSVVFLHFLFAGIVLATLCWFLTNSYLREEPNSHVVEQRVECAHEILGRLYAFDVHCNSFFPAFVILYVVQYFLSPLLVAHGFFPALLSNLLFVVAISYYHYLNFLGYDVLPFLDRTTFFLYPIGLVIILSPLMILIGFNPTRYFLSLYFG, via the exons ATGCTGCCGACGACCGCGTCCAAGGGGCGCGGGGCCTCCCGCTCCGCCCCGCCGCTCTTCGGTCCCTACCTCCGCCGCATCGTCAAG TGGCAACAAATGGATATTGAATACACATTTTGGCAAATGGTTCATCTCTGTACTTCACCAAAAGTAGT CTATCAGCACACCAAATATCACAAGC AAACAAAGAACCAGTGGGCCCGTGATGATCCTGCATTTGTTGTTATTCTGATTCTTTTCCTCGTGTTTGCAACATCAGCTTACTGTGCAGC ATATGGAGAGAGTGCCTCACATGCTGCTCTAACAATCACTTCGgttgtgtttctccatttcttgttTGCTGGGATAGTTTTGGCCACACTTTGCTG GTTCCTTACAAATTCTTACTTGAGAGAGGAACCTAACAGCCATGTTGTTGAGCAACGCGTGGAGTG TGCACACGAAATTCTTGGCAGGCTCTATGCATTTGACGTTCATTGTAACTCGTTCTTTCCTGCGTTTGTCATCCTATATG TGGTGCAGTATTTTCTGTCGCCTCTATTGGTCGCGCATGGCTTCTTTCCAGCTTTGTTATCTAATCTACTCTTCGTGGTGGCAATTTCTTATTATCACTACCTGAACTTTCTAGGATATGATG TTCTTCCATTTCTGGATAGAACAACATTCTTCCTGTACCCGATTGGTCTCGTCATCATCCTGTCTCCACTTA TGATACTAATAGGGTTCAATCCGACAAGATATTTTCTAAGCTTGTACTTCGGTTAA